From Hydra vulgaris chromosome 15, alternate assembly HydraT2T_AEP, one genomic window encodes:
- the LOC100202201 gene encoding enhancer of mRNA-decapping protein 3 — protein MEDKNANTFIGFYISLSCSNNSVYEGEVSHIDFSKQLITLIHAHQLFPDGTSLKFPRITLTRNHIQNLKILREKIKVTDEPKQSKCFEMNGQNSKIPRDSNKSFSLYNKEKLKSQSLNLDQVEVYPDFDFEKNLAKFDKRAVYEQMIQNSEESLPNGIPSYDKKMKCQENILESQPLSLRHIKVPLEHAGKEYSTEDGFIVPAITQALKKKLFAEAVNAGLTIQQIIENAGICVCQMTLQLVGGSLRINPNNNHQRPLIVVLAGSHTQGMQAICTARHLVNHTVKVVLYLPEKTLNIKSQLDLFLKSGGKVIHSYKDLPTKPVDLVIDAMMGLESNPKSFDWLPYAISWANQNKAPLLAIDPCLIQSSLEAPDIKWTMAMGLPLINLPKSSRIFLADVGIPKGIFADVGIQYISPFKDKFYIPIYEC, from the coding sequence ATGGAGGATAAAAACGCGAATACGTTTATTGgcttttatatttctctatctTGCAGTAATAACAGTGTTTATGAAGGTGAAGTAAGTCatattgatttttcaaaacagtTAATAACACTTATTCATGCTCATCAGTTGTTTCCTGATGGAACAAGTTTGAAGTTTCCCAGAATAACTCTAACTCGTAATcacattcaaaatttaaaaatactacgcgaaaaaataaaagtaaccgATGAACCTAAacaatcaaaatgttttgaaatgaaTGGGCAAAATAGCAAAATTCCAAGAGACTCAAATAAAAGTTTCTCTTTGTAcaataaagaaaagttaaagtCCCAAAGTTTGAATTTGGATCAAGTCGAAGTTTACcctgattttgattttgaaaaaaatttagctaaatTTGATAAACGTGCAGTATATGAGCAAATGATTCAAAACTCCGAAGAATCTCTTCCAAATGGGATACCtagttatgataaaaaaatgaaatgtcaGGAAAACATACTTGAGAGTCAACCTTTATCTTTAAGACATATCAAAGTACCATTAGAACATGCAGGAAAAGAATATTCAACTGAAGATGGATTCATTGTTCCAGCAATAACacaagctttgaaaaaaaaactttttgcagAAGCAGTAAATGCAGGTCTCACTATCCagcaaattattgaaaatgctGGTATATGTGTATGTCAAATGACTCTTCAACTGGTAGGTGGATCTCTTCGTATAAATCCCAATAATAACCACCAACGACCTCTTATTGTTGTTTTAGCTGGTTCTCACACACAAGGTATGCAAGCTATATGTACTGCTAGACATTTAGTTAACCATACTGTAAAAGTTGTTCTTTATTTACCAGAAAAAACTCTTAATATAAAATCTCAACTAGACTTATTTCTTAAATCAGGAGGAaaggttattcattcttataaaGATTTACCTACAAAGCCTGTTGACTTGGTTATAGATGCAATGATGGGGCTAGAAAGCAATCCAAAAAGCTTTGATTGGCTTCCGTATGCTATCTCGTGGGCTAATCAAAACAAGGCACCATTGTTAGCAATTGATCCATGCTTGATTCAGTCATCCTTAGAAGCTCCTGATATAAAATGGACAATGGCAATGGGTTTACCATTGATTAACTTACCAAAAAGTAGTCGTATTTTTTTGGCAGATGTTGGTATTCCTAAGGGCATTTTTGCTGATGTAGGAATTCAATACATATCAccatttaaagataaattttacaTTCCAATTTATGAATGCTGA